The Enteractinococcus fodinae genome has a segment encoding these proteins:
- a CDS encoding 6-pyruvoyl trahydropterin synthase family protein codes for MFSLTVNDYVMIAHSLPNEFFGPAQQLHGATLTVEATFTRPQLDEHSVVLDIGHATQLLDDTLEPLRYADLDSHPDFKGRLSTSEVIAQYVGDKLADNLADLPEVGVSVTIHENPRARVSYTVPDRQ; via the coding sequence ATGTTTAGTCTGACCGTCAACGACTACGTGATGATTGCTCACAGCCTGCCCAACGAATTCTTCGGCCCGGCCCAACAATTGCACGGCGCCACCCTGACCGTGGAAGCGACCTTCACCCGGCCGCAACTCGATGAGCACTCCGTGGTTCTTGATATCGGACACGCCACCCAACTGCTAGATGATACACTCGAGCCGCTACGCTATGCCGATCTCGACTCGCACCCAGACTTCAAAGGACGGCTATCCACCTCGGAAGTCATCGCCCAGTATGTCGGCGATAAACTAGCTGACAACCTGGCAGATTTGCCCGAAGTCGGAGTATCGGTGACCATCCACGAAAACCCGCGGGCTCGCGTGAGCTACACCGTGCCCGACCGTCAATAA
- a CDS encoding glycosyltransferase family 4 protein, translated as MFHLVEPQLGRISGGLRYNHAVIDAAAGKIQRHELPGAWPQPTRADVQALTDLLRRLDGPVLLDGLIGCALDAPVCADVPIVQLVHALAESPTATRREGNCLKAADAVVATSHFAAEALQERHDIDVVVAAPGVEPRPVATGSKGRHFISVGGIEPNKNQRFLAHVLGQLDALGFTAWHCTFAGPATDAAYAAGLRRDLAQLPGSRTTLAGELDADALAALYDTADLLVFPSRAETFGLVVREATAAGIPAFVTAGTGAEEALGGGAALALEETAWVEALRRWLTEPSLRETFQADARVARQRLSYGWQATANTVLDVLESVRSG; from the coding sequence ATGTTCCATCTGGTCGAACCGCAGCTTGGCAGAATCAGCGGAGGGTTACGCTACAACCACGCCGTGATAGATGCCGCAGCCGGTAAGATTCAGCGTCACGAATTACCCGGCGCCTGGCCCCAGCCGACCCGAGCAGATGTGCAGGCCCTAACCGACCTTCTGCGTCGGCTCGACGGACCCGTGTTGCTCGACGGTTTGATCGGGTGTGCTCTGGACGCACCCGTCTGCGCAGACGTGCCCATAGTTCAACTTGTGCACGCGCTGGCCGAATCCCCAACGGCCACCCGCCGCGAAGGGAACTGTCTGAAGGCAGCTGACGCGGTCGTGGCCACGAGCCACTTCGCAGCTGAGGCACTGCAAGAACGCCACGACATTGACGTGGTGGTGGCTGCCCCGGGAGTCGAACCCCGACCGGTGGCCACCGGCAGCAAGGGCCGCCATTTCATCAGTGTGGGCGGGATCGAACCCAATAAAAACCAGCGTTTCCTGGCACACGTGCTTGGACAACTCGATGCGCTGGGGTTCACCGCCTGGCACTGCACATTTGCCGGGCCAGCCACCGATGCCGCTTATGCCGCTGGCCTGCGCCGCGATCTGGCGCAACTGCCCGGATCGCGGACCACCCTGGCTGGTGAGTTAGATGCGGACGCGCTCGCAGCACTGTACGACACCGCTGACCTGTTGGTGTTCCCGTCGCGGGCTGAAACGTTTGGGCTCGTGGTTCGCGAAGCCACCGCAGCGGGGATCCCGGCTTTCGTTACCGCTGGGACCGGTGCTGAAGAGGCGCTCGGGGGTGGGGCCGCGCTGGCGCTCGAAGAGACCGCGTGGGTCGAAGCGCTACGACGGTGGCTGACCGAGCCCAGCCTGCGCGAAACATTTCAGGCAGACGCGCGAGTGGCCCGCCAGCGCTTATCGTATGGCTGGCAGGCCACTGCAAACACCGTTCTGGACGTGTTGGAGTCCGTGCGCTCAGGCTGA
- the ribA gene encoding GTP cyclohydrolase II RibA, whose product MDLQQTDNTSAELMVGPPSSLPTDHGTFTLRAYTFNGVTHVAMTMGDPASSDAPLVRMHSECLTGDVLGSHRCDCGDQLEAALQAISSAGAGILLYLRGQEGRGIGLDNKLRAYALQDTEGLDTVEANRALGLPDDARDYRVAAEMLRHLGTQRIRLLSSNPAKSDALTEHGITVVQRLNLQLPDRPENSAYLQSKRQRMNHDVPNGHPELDHSLELDVYKTIATHDEVIAQLAQSEDGFIAARTGDAEFVSGELDRRHLHCMRAAVGAVLVGVGTVAADNPQLTVRAVEGENPVRVVLDPRARVPRDSTVLQSDDAPTLWLVGADVQINEQLADHVTVAQLPQSSADKIDPHAVIALIRKHVSGSILIEGGGQTVSEFLSAEALDRLFLTKAPVLIGDGVPGIRFEGSGQMSKALRYPFRRYIFGQDVCTEYMLSPAAREHSAQMPAQLRGVQNADVVAEAQPSA is encoded by the coding sequence ATGGACCTACAGCAGACTGATAACACGAGCGCGGAACTGATGGTTGGACCGCCAAGTTCACTTCCAACCGATCACGGCACCTTCACGTTACGTGCCTATACATTCAACGGGGTCACTCATGTTGCGATGACGATGGGTGATCCTGCTAGCTCTGATGCACCGCTTGTGCGGATGCACAGCGAATGCCTCACCGGAGATGTGCTGGGTTCACATCGGTGCGACTGCGGTGATCAGCTGGAGGCAGCGCTGCAGGCTATTTCTTCGGCGGGTGCTGGCATCTTGTTGTATTTGCGTGGCCAAGAGGGCCGGGGCATCGGGTTGGATAATAAGCTTCGGGCCTACGCACTGCAGGATACCGAAGGGTTGGATACCGTCGAAGCGAATCGTGCACTCGGGCTGCCGGATGACGCCAGGGACTATCGAGTCGCAGCCGAAATGCTTCGGCACCTGGGCACCCAGCGTATCCGGTTATTATCTTCGAATCCTGCCAAGTCAGATGCGCTGACCGAACACGGCATTACCGTCGTGCAGCGCCTCAATTTGCAACTGCCCGATCGGCCCGAAAACAGCGCCTATTTGCAGAGCAAACGCCAGCGGATGAACCACGACGTGCCCAACGGGCATCCGGAGTTGGATCATTCTCTGGAACTGGATGTCTACAAGACCATTGCGACCCACGATGAAGTCATCGCGCAACTGGCCCAAAGCGAAGACGGCTTTATTGCTGCCCGCACCGGGGATGCCGAGTTCGTCTCGGGTGAGCTCGATCGTCGTCACCTGCATTGTATGCGTGCAGCAGTGGGCGCTGTCCTGGTCGGTGTCGGCACCGTCGCGGCAGATAATCCGCAGCTGACGGTGCGGGCAGTGGAAGGTGAGAACCCAGTGCGCGTAGTTCTTGATCCCCGCGCACGCGTGCCACGGGACTCCACCGTGCTGCAGTCCGACGATGCGCCAACTTTATGGTTGGTCGGCGCTGATGTGCAGATCAACGAGCAACTGGCTGACCACGTCACCGTAGCCCAGCTGCCGCAATCATCTGCTGACAAGATTGATCCGCACGCGGTGATTGCGCTGATTCGCAAGCACGTGTCCGGTTCGATCTTGATTGAAGGCGGCGGACAGACAGTGTCCGAGTTCTTATCAGCCGAGGCGTTAGACCGCCTGTTTCTGACGAAAGCACCGGTGCTGATCGGTGACGGCGTGCCCGGCATCCGGTTCGAAGGCTCCGGGCAGATGAGCAAGGCCCTGCGGTACCCGTTCCGGCGCTACATTTTCGGGCAGGATGTCTGCACCGAGTACATGCTCAGCCCCGCAGCCCGGGAACACTCCGCGCAAATGCCCGCTCAACTCCGCGGCGTCCAGAACGCGGACGTGGTTGCCGAAGCTCAACCTTCAGCCTGA
- a CDS encoding enoyl-CoA hydratase/isomerase family protein produces the protein MPKQQFDHQSTQQEVSTGTILVEIEDHIGHVIINNPKRKNAFNLQMCRQMVQAMYTLDNDPAVKVISIRGAEGNFSAGANLKDLDSVLFSGATAHDDGVDELSLADRAISSVRKPTFAFVEGICMGGGWQIAAAADVVVASSNTRIAITPSKLGIIYPRSGLERLKRQVGEKRANFLLMTADEVTVEQAENWNLVSTAVPADEFELRREEILQTVVARSQFSTVSMKRLMKQENEPEYEELWSEIWHDFRVGEDLAAGRAAFAKRQSPSFTWTLEQHR, from the coding sequence ATGCCAAAGCAGCAGTTTGATCATCAATCAACACAGCAGGAAGTCTCAACCGGAACAATTCTGGTCGAGATTGAAGATCACATCGGACATGTGATCATCAACAACCCGAAACGTAAGAATGCATTCAACCTTCAGATGTGCCGCCAAATGGTTCAAGCGATGTACACGCTCGATAACGACCCCGCTGTGAAGGTTATTTCAATCCGTGGTGCCGAGGGGAATTTCTCGGCGGGTGCAAACCTGAAGGATCTTGATAGCGTGCTGTTCTCCGGAGCTACTGCGCACGATGATGGTGTCGATGAACTGAGCCTGGCGGATCGAGCTATCTCAAGTGTCAGAAAACCAACGTTCGCTTTCGTAGAAGGTATCTGTATGGGCGGTGGCTGGCAAATCGCTGCTGCTGCAGACGTAGTGGTTGCCTCGAGTAACACTCGGATAGCGATCACCCCATCAAAGCTTGGCATTATCTATCCACGCTCCGGTTTGGAACGCCTCAAACGACAGGTAGGAGAAAAGCGGGCAAACTTCCTCCTGATGACAGCCGACGAGGTCACCGTAGAGCAAGCCGAAAACTGGAACCTCGTCTCCACCGCGGTACCCGCAGACGAATTCGAACTAAGACGTGAAGAAATCCTGCAGACTGTCGTGGCGCGTTCTCAATTTTCGACTGTTTCAATGAAACGCTTGATGAAGCAGGAGAACGAACCCGAATACGAGGAGCTATGGTCAGAAATCTGGCATGATTTCAGAGTGGGTGAGGATCTGGCAGCCGGCCGTGCAGCTTTTGCCAAGCGCCAGAGTCCGAGCTTCACATGGACTCTCGAGCAACACCGATAA
- a CDS encoding NAD(P)-dependent oxidoreductase, whose product MAKVIIIGGHGKIAQLATPLLIEAGHTVTSIIRKPEQEDRIKELGATPQVFDVETATQDDFAGVLADHDAVVWAAGAGGGNPDRTYAVDRDAAIASIDAAQGAGAMRYIMISYLGSSLDHGVPEDHAFYPYAQSKALADEHLMDSDLDWTILGPGALTDDEPFGMIRRLGRQTDEELGEDESRDTSRGNVAQAIVAALGADASIRTIVDFVDGDTRIEEVFGG is encoded by the coding sequence ATGGCAAAAGTGATCATCATAGGTGGCCACGGAAAAATCGCTCAGCTGGCAACCCCACTATTGATCGAGGCGGGCCACACGGTCACCTCGATCATTCGGAAACCCGAGCAAGAAGACCGAATTAAAGAATTAGGCGCCACGCCCCAGGTGTTTGACGTCGAAACCGCTACCCAGGATGACTTTGCTGGCGTACTCGCCGACCACGATGCAGTGGTATGGGCAGCCGGGGCCGGTGGTGGCAACCCAGACCGCACCTATGCCGTGGACCGTGATGCAGCCATCGCCTCCATCGACGCAGCCCAAGGGGCAGGAGCGATGCGCTACATCATGATCTCCTACCTGGGTTCTTCGCTAGATCACGGGGTGCCCGAAGATCACGCGTTTTATCCTTACGCCCAGTCCAAGGCGCTTGCTGATGAGCATCTGATGGATTCCGATTTGGACTGGACGATTCTGGGCCCTGGCGCGCTGACCGATGACGAACCCTTCGGCATGATCCGTCGCCTGGGGCGTCAAACCGATGAAGAGCTCGGCGAAGATGAAAGCCGCGACACCTCGCGCGGCAACGTTGCCCAGGCTATCGTCGCAGCACTCGGGGCAGATGCCAGCATCCGCACCATCGTGGATTTCGTTGATGGGGACACTCGAATCGAAGAGGTCTTTGGAGGTTAA
- a CDS encoding thiamine pyrophosphate-dependent enzyme — MNYPHNSNGQRKSAGHVIVDTLVAHGVERVYSVPGESFLDVLDGLADSPIQNIVCRHEGGATYMAEAEGKLHQTPGVAMVTRGPGAANAHVALHTAWQDSTAMVLFVGLIPFEHREKEAFQEFDPHAWFGTGTKRVMVLDHADRASEIVAEAMFAAASGRPGPVVVGLPEDIIQQEIDARLHPKIPVAGGGMTVDDWKQLREALLESEKPLFITGGNDWTHEASTQLSEWLEEHKIAGAVEWRTQGTIPFDSPSYVGPMGYGRPKPTYDLLEETDLIVFVGTVPGDTVTDGFTIRQNWDKKNFLVTIDPALRGRSGPVSHQIVAKPADFVRDLVRMELPNKPEWQAWTAKMRCQQEEFAALPTENIDEGPASMDAMMAKLVPTLPYDAMVTFGAGEHTNWVHRYFPTHHYASLISARNGSMGYSIPSAVTVSLDNPGKRVVTVAGDGEFLMNGQELATAAQYGATPLVIVMDNQEYGTIRTHQERDYPGRVSGTQLKNPDFAAMADAFGGYGVRVTDNSQISDALEACYNAIDNEGKFALIHLIVEQRKQAY; from the coding sequence ATGAACTACCCCCATAATAGTAACGGCCAGCGGAAATCTGCAGGTCACGTCATCGTCGATACGCTGGTTGCCCACGGCGTCGAGCGCGTCTATAGCGTGCCTGGTGAATCATTCTTAGATGTTCTCGACGGACTCGCCGATTCCCCAATCCAAAACATTGTGTGCCGTCACGAGGGTGGCGCCACTTACATGGCCGAGGCCGAGGGGAAGCTTCACCAAACACCCGGTGTGGCCATGGTAACCCGTGGCCCCGGTGCTGCCAATGCTCACGTTGCGCTGCACACCGCTTGGCAGGACTCAACGGCCATGGTGCTGTTTGTGGGGTTGATTCCTTTCGAACACCGCGAAAAAGAAGCCTTCCAAGAATTCGACCCACACGCCTGGTTCGGCACTGGAACCAAACGCGTCATGGTGCTCGACCACGCCGATCGAGCTTCGGAAATCGTGGCAGAGGCGATGTTTGCCGCGGCTTCGGGACGTCCCGGCCCGGTAGTTGTCGGTCTGCCCGAAGACATCATTCAGCAAGAAATTGATGCCCGGTTGCACCCGAAGATTCCGGTCGCCGGGGGCGGTATGACCGTCGACGATTGGAAACAGCTGCGCGAGGCGCTGCTTGAATCTGAGAAACCACTGTTCATTACCGGTGGTAACGACTGGACGCATGAAGCCTCCACACAGCTAAGCGAATGGTTGGAAGAGCACAAGATCGCCGGCGCGGTTGAGTGGCGTACCCAGGGAACCATCCCGTTCGATTCGCCCTCCTATGTTGGGCCCATGGGGTATGGCCGTCCGAAACCAACCTATGACCTCTTAGAAGAAACCGACCTAATTGTGTTCGTCGGGACGGTTCCCGGCGATACGGTCACCGACGGGTTCACGATCCGACAGAACTGGGATAAGAAAAACTTCCTGGTCACCATCGACCCGGCCCTACGCGGGCGCTCGGGTCCGGTCTCCCACCAGATCGTGGCCAAACCGGCCGACTTCGTGCGCGACCTGGTCCGCATGGAGCTGCCGAATAAACCAGAGTGGCAAGCTTGGACCGCCAAGATGCGGTGCCAGCAAGAAGAATTCGCGGCACTCCCAACAGAAAATATCGACGAAGGGCCAGCATCCATGGATGCGATGATGGCCAAGCTCGTCCCAACCTTGCCGTATGACGCGATGGTCACCTTCGGCGCCGGCGAGCACACCAACTGGGTGCACCGGTACTTCCCAACCCACCACTACGCGTCGTTGATTTCCGCGCGCAACGGCTCCATGGGGTACTCGATCCCCTCTGCGGTGACTGTCTCGCTCGACAACCCGGGCAAACGCGTCGTGACCGTTGCCGGGGACGGCGAATTCTTGATGAACGGTCAAGAACTTGCCACCGCGGCACAATACGGTGCCACCCCGCTCGTCATCGTGATGGATAACCAAGAGTACGGCACGATCCGTACCCACCAGGAGCGCGACTACCCGGGCCGGGTGTCCGGCACACAGTTGAAGAACCCTGATTTCGCGGCCATGGCCGATGCGTTTGGCGGGTACGGTGTCCGAGTCACCGATAACTCCCAGATCTCGGATGCGCTTGAGGCGTGCTACAACGCGATCGATAACGAGGGCAAGTTCGCGCTGATCCACCTGATCGTGGAGCAGCGCAAACAGGCGTACTAG
- a CDS encoding NAD-dependent succinate-semialdehyde dehydrogenase, whose translation MVTSNVFQTINPATGEVVAEHPTITDADVDRLVQKSRDAFSSWRALSIDERAAKVARLADLLEEHADELAAIMTKDMGKPLTEAKDETEFSAEIFRYYATNGPRLAADQKVSEDDETVSYIQRRPIGPLLGIMPWNFPYYQIARFAAPNLVLGNTIILKHAESCPESALAMQRMMDEAGIPEGVYQNVFATHDQISQFIAHPHIQGISLTGSERAGAAIAEQAGKHLKKAVLELGGSDPYVILSTDDVKAAAQQAFAVRMENTGQACNSNKRIIVMSDIYDDFLAEMVKLASDLKPGDPSQLSDDSYAPLSSEKAAEQLVDQIRRAKDAGATIHVGGDRADLPGFYVQPTVLTDVPQGSEIYYEEFFGPVINIFRVDSDEEALRLANDTQYGLGSAVFATDDERARQFAEQLEAGMVGSNTSPEESAEVPFGGVKRSGYGRELGPVGMDEFVNKRLLTVKK comes from the coding sequence AGAAGTCTCGAGACGCTTTTTCGTCCTGGCGCGCTCTCAGCATCGACGAGCGTGCCGCCAAAGTCGCCCGGCTTGCTGACCTGCTGGAAGAGCATGCCGACGAGCTTGCGGCGATAATGACCAAGGATATGGGCAAACCGCTGACCGAGGCGAAAGACGAGACGGAGTTCAGCGCCGAGATCTTCCGTTACTACGCAACCAACGGCCCCCGTTTGGCAGCCGACCAGAAAGTCAGTGAGGATGACGAGACCGTATCCTATATTCAGCGTCGCCCCATCGGGCCGTTGCTGGGCATTATGCCGTGGAATTTTCCGTACTATCAGATCGCTCGCTTCGCGGCACCCAACTTGGTGTTAGGCAACACCATCATCTTAAAACATGCCGAGTCGTGTCCTGAGTCGGCGCTGGCGATGCAGCGGATGATGGATGAGGCCGGTATCCCCGAGGGCGTCTATCAGAACGTCTTTGCAACCCACGACCAAATTTCCCAGTTCATTGCACATCCGCACATCCAAGGGATATCACTCACCGGTTCTGAGCGCGCCGGGGCAGCTATTGCAGAACAGGCTGGCAAGCACTTGAAAAAGGCTGTTTTAGAGCTGGGCGGTTCAGATCCGTACGTGATTTTGAGTACCGACGATGTGAAGGCCGCAGCCCAACAGGCTTTTGCGGTGCGGATGGAAAATACGGGGCAGGCCTGTAATTCAAATAAACGCATTATCGTCATGTCGGATATTTATGACGATTTCTTGGCCGAAATGGTCAAGCTTGCTTCCGATCTCAAGCCCGGCGACCCAAGTCAGCTTTCGGACGACAGCTATGCACCATTGTCATCCGAAAAAGCGGCGGAACAATTGGTAGACCAAATTCGTCGAGCCAAAGACGCCGGCGCGACAATTCATGTCGGCGGGGATCGAGCCGACCTGCCGGGCTTCTACGTGCAGCCGACAGTGCTGACGGATGTCCCGCAGGGTTCAGAGATCTATTACGAGGAGTTCTTTGGCCCGGTCATTAACATTTTTCGGGTGGATTCTGACGAGGAAGCGTTGCGGTTGGCCAATGATACCCAGTACGGGCTCGGGTCTGCAGTATTTGCCACGGATGACGAAAGAGCACGACAATTCGCAGAGCAGTTGGAAGCCGGGATGGTTGGCTCCAACACCTCTCCCGAAGAATCCGCCGAAGTACCCTTCGGTGGGGTGAAACGCTCCGGTTACGGGCGCGAACTCGGTCCGGTGGGCATGGACGAATTCGTCAATAAGCGACTACTCACCGTCAAGAAATAA